In Diadema setosum chromosome 19, eeDiaSeto1, whole genome shotgun sequence, a genomic segment contains:
- the LOC140242603 gene encoding small ribosomal subunit protein bS6m-like codes for MPGYEVALIMRVMRRPEMVDALKRSLTEVMNNGGIVRKIENLGEKRLPYRMRAHRQNFSHGQYFVVDFDGPPTIVPPVMEYFRRDIDIIRPTVLRRDTEQWSEEEVPCGGPFDEKYNPMVSNPKKLKTNIVQELKDANIKL; via the exons ATGCCGGGCTATGAAGTAGCGCTGATTATGAGAGTGATGAGACGG CCTGAAATGGTAGATGCTCTGAAGAGATCCCTAACGGAAGTCATGAATAATGGTGGCATCGTGCGAAAGATCGAGAATCTGGGAGAGAAGAGGCTACCCTACCGCATGAGAGCCCACCGGCAGAACTTCAGCCATGGACA atattttgTGGTGGACTTTGATGGACCACCCACCATTGTCCCGCCGGTCATGGAATACTTCAGGAGGGACATTGACATCATTCGTCCTACAGTCCTGCGACGCGACACCGAGCAGTGGTCAGAAGAAGAGGTACCCTGCGGCGGGCCCTTTGACGAGAAGTACAACCCCATGGTCTCCAACCCCAAGAAACTCAAGACCAACATCGTGCAAGAACTGAAGGATGCCAACATCAAACTATGA